One window of the Streptomyces sp. TS71-3 genome contains the following:
- a CDS encoding lysylphosphatidylglycerol synthase transmembrane domain-containing protein: MSSPPLPLAVAEPATAAPAPPAPPPAPAAPTAPASAGRLSFPANRIKRALCLLPLLLIGAWTAFHWQVMYSGIVRLASADPLWLGVGLVFTCLCWAAASCIRQGAVLERLPSGLLYATQFAAGAANHLLPGGLGAHAVTLRFLNRRGIPLKRGTASIALYSLVKAVSTSVVTTTFLALSLHSVPYGVLLPDHPGTMLAWGGAAVGAAAVAAGLLLAFVGRLRRLVTDFLRSAFTDVRRLHTRPARVLALWGGALAFPLLQASVVASVAASLHLPLPWLDVVLAYLVANVVGGAVPSPGGLGSVDAALVLTLTIFGAPAPLAAATVIGFRVLTVWLPLLPGALTLTALVRNKVL, translated from the coding sequence GTGTCCTCACCCCCGCTCCCGCTCGCCGTGGCGGAGCCCGCCACCGCGGCTCCCGCGCCCCCGGCGCCTCCTCCGGCGCCCGCGGCCCCCACGGCTCCCGCGTCAGCCGGGCGCCTCTCCTTTCCCGCCAACCGGATCAAGCGGGCCCTGTGCCTGCTTCCGCTCCTGCTGATCGGGGCGTGGACGGCCTTCCACTGGCAGGTCATGTACAGCGGGATCGTCCGGCTGGCCTCCGCCGACCCCCTGTGGCTGGGAGTCGGTCTCGTCTTCACCTGCCTGTGCTGGGCGGCCGCCTCCTGCATCCGGCAGGGAGCCGTCCTGGAGCGGCTGCCGTCGGGGCTGCTGTACGCGACGCAGTTCGCGGCCGGTGCCGCCAACCACCTCCTCCCCGGAGGCCTCGGTGCGCACGCCGTCACCCTGCGCTTCCTGAACCGCCGCGGGATCCCGCTGAAGCGCGGTACCGCGTCCATCGCGCTCTACTCGCTGGTCAAGGCGGTCTCCACGTCGGTGGTGACCACGACCTTCCTGGCGCTGAGCCTGCACTCGGTGCCGTACGGCGTGCTGCTGCCCGACCACCCAGGCACCATGCTGGCCTGGGGAGGTGCGGCCGTGGGCGCCGCCGCCGTCGCGGCCGGCCTGCTGCTGGCGTTCGTCGGCCGGCTGCGCCGCCTCGTCACCGACTTCCTGCGCTCCGCCTTCACCGACGTGCGGCGGCTGCACACCCGGCCCGCCCGGGTGCTCGCCCTGTGGGGCGGCGCGCTGGCCTTCCCGCTGCTCCAGGCGAGCGTGGTCGCGTCCGTCGCCGCGTCGCTGCACCTGCCGCTGCCCTGGCTGGACGTCGTCCTCGCCTACCTCGTCGCCAACGTCGTGGGCGGTGCGGTGCCCTCTCCCGGCGGCCTCGGCTCGGTGGACGCGGCCCTGGTCCTCACCCTCACCATCTTCGGCGCCCCGGCCCCCCTCGCCGCCGCCACCGTCATCGGCTTCCGCGTCCTGACCGTCTGGCTGCCCCTCCTGCCGGGCGCGCTCACGCTGACGGCACTGGTGCGCAACAAGGTGCTGTAG
- a CDS encoding exonuclease domain-containing protein: MSTFVVFDLEFTTWPGALEQDWAEPGQLREIVQIGALRLGDDYSVLEEYEALVRPAANPRLSPYFTDLTGIDQATLDREGLPPAQAIGDFLGFCQGQAVLSYGNDMVVLGENVGWIRARGEQVKNSYLAANFLNVRPWLNTVAPATAPVNVGRLWKVLGLPKPAAGAEHSALFDCYSFAAALRHLRATGISLPDGFLYNG, from the coding sequence ATGTCTACGTTCGTGGTATTCGACCTGGAGTTCACCACATGGCCGGGGGCGCTGGAGCAGGACTGGGCCGAGCCCGGACAGCTCCGCGAGATCGTGCAGATCGGCGCACTGCGCCTGGGCGACGACTACTCGGTGCTGGAGGAGTACGAAGCGCTGGTCCGGCCCGCGGCCAATCCGCGGCTGTCCCCGTATTTCACCGATCTCACCGGGATCGACCAGGCGACCCTTGACCGGGAAGGACTTCCCCCGGCTCAGGCCATCGGCGACTTCCTGGGGTTCTGCCAGGGGCAGGCCGTCCTCTCCTACGGCAACGACATGGTCGTCCTCGGGGAGAACGTCGGGTGGATCCGAGCCCGCGGGGAGCAGGTCAAGAACAGCTACCTCGCCGCGAACTTCCTGAACGTCCGCCCCTGGTTGAACACTGTGGCCCCCGCCACAGCACCGGTGAACGTGGGACGGCTGTGGAAGGTTCTCGGACTGCCGAAGCCCGCCGCCGGAGCGGAGCACTCCGCCCTCTTCGACTGCTACTCCTTCGCCGCGGCTCTCCGGCACCTGCGAGCCACCGGCATCAGCCTGCCCGACGGCTTCCTCTACAACGGCTGA
- a CDS encoding cytochrome P450, which produces MTTDQPPAPPAAPGDDPSTPHRMDPDGGSPHADNARLLARCPVASVVLPGEVPGAAVLGHDALRDFLAHPDVAKDAAHFTDLREGRIPRGWPLATFALVRGMTTADGADHRRLRSLVTRAFTGRRVERLRPGVEQLADTLLDGVQRAADEGGEEGDGVVDLRRRFALPLPMGVICELLGVDAADHDRLHHLSNQVVATRIAPEDALAANREIVQVLSRVAAARRTRPGDDLTSALITAREEDGDRLSEEELIGTLLLMIIAGHETTLNLITNAIRALCTHPDQLALVREGAASWADVVEEVLRYDSPVSYFPFRYPVRDVTVGGATIPAGTPVLAGYSAAGRDPAAYGPDADRFDVTRGAAPVAGRHLSFGHGPHYCLGAPLARMEAVIALQRLFTRFPDLELAVPPDALPRHPSFVGNGVQTLPVRLARA; this is translated from the coding sequence ATGACCACCGACCAGCCCCCGGCGCCCCCCGCCGCACCCGGCGACGACCCGTCCACCCCCCACCGCATGGACCCCGACGGCGGCTCCCCGCACGCGGACAACGCCCGGTTGCTCGCCCGTTGCCCGGTCGCCTCGGTCGTGCTGCCGGGCGAGGTACCCGGCGCGGCCGTGCTCGGGCATGACGCGCTGCGGGACTTCCTCGCGCACCCGGACGTCGCCAAGGACGCCGCGCACTTCACCGACCTGCGCGAGGGCCGCATCCCGCGCGGCTGGCCGCTGGCCACCTTCGCCCTGGTGCGCGGCATGACGACCGCCGACGGCGCCGACCACCGCAGGCTGCGCTCGCTGGTGACCCGGGCCTTCACCGGGCGCCGCGTGGAACGGCTGCGGCCCGGCGTCGAGCAGCTGGCGGACACCCTGCTCGACGGCGTGCAGCGGGCCGCGGACGAGGGCGGTGAGGAGGGGGACGGCGTGGTCGACCTGCGCCGCCGCTTCGCGCTGCCGCTGCCGATGGGCGTCATCTGCGAACTGCTCGGCGTGGACGCCGCCGACCACGACCGCCTGCACCACCTGTCCAACCAGGTCGTCGCCACCCGCATCGCCCCCGAGGACGCCCTGGCGGCCAACCGCGAGATCGTGCAGGTGCTGTCCCGGGTGGCCGCCGCCCGTCGCACGCGGCCCGGCGACGACCTCACCAGCGCCCTGATCACCGCGCGCGAGGAGGACGGCGACCGGCTCAGCGAGGAGGAACTCATCGGCACCCTCCTGCTGATGATCATCGCGGGCCACGAGACCACGCTCAACCTCATCACCAACGCGATACGCGCCCTGTGCACCCACCCCGACCAACTCGCCCTGGTCCGCGAGGGCGCAGCCAGCTGGGCCGACGTGGTCGAGGAGGTACTGCGCTACGACAGCCCGGTCAGCTACTTCCCGTTCCGCTACCCCGTGCGTGACGTCACCGTCGGCGGTGCCACCATCCCCGCGGGCACCCCGGTGCTGGCCGGCTACTCGGCCGCGGGGCGCGATCCCGCGGCGTACGGGCCGGACGCGGACAGGTTCGACGTCACCCGGGGCGCGGCGCCCGTCGCCGGGCGCCACCTGTCGTTCGGGCACGGACCGCACTACTGCCTGGGCGCGCCGCTGGCGCGGATGGAGGCCGTCATCGCACTCCAGCGCCTCTTCACCCGGTTCCCCGACCTCGAACTCGCCGTCCCGCCCGACGCCCTGCCCCGGCATCCCAGCTTCGTCGGCAACGGCGTGCAGACGCTTCCGGTCCGGTTGGCTCGCGCGTAG
- a CDS encoding SpoIIE family protein phosphatase: MRTDVPVTSQDAPKDASRDACLASALRDIHARLGPSTTVAYLTTTGARGTADGSREPDALAVAMAVDTPLGFTVTPGMSVDDERFSTARAHRTGRPVIRENEDVRGVIRNDPALIQYVPYAMMAVSVPVRTADRSFGALTLRWAPPRDLAPESLDFLVGVGDRLAGDLARAAEQGSSVQAPPVPLFIPGSPGEGESGSTGYLYRFQRLATALAAAQRTRDVVATTQDQVLRVFEGRTMALCLSDEGRLRVVGAAGFYKSDLRALDGLLLTRHAPEADATSRVEPLFFATGEELRGAYPGLDRYDDRDAYFFLPLIADGRAVGCCVMGCDRSRRPKDEDLALLMIMMGQVGQSLQRARAYEEEKAVARGMQQGLLPRTLPHVEEIASTARYLTATGGAEAGGDWYDVIRLPGGGIGLVVGDVEGHSLEAGGTMGQVRSAVRAYATEGHDPATVLDRSNRLLSELDTNLFATCCCLWLDLETGTATLASAGHPAPVITDPGCTISIPDLPVGPPLGVASGTVYGQTETTLAPGSIVALYTDGLVDPGHLGVDAGLEQLQRTLARCRDEDLEVLADHLVGDSRSGTRRDDDMALLLVRYEGVREGGHRRVARVLVQRRDVQHVRRLRRFLQELLPAWGLADLLDDMELLVSEVVTNSLIHADTEVDVRLRESPHQIRVEVRDSDPRPPTIVADLGTGETGDAEAESGRGLLIVDALASAWGSSPAGRGKTTWFELDARAATRG, from the coding sequence ATGCGCACCGACGTCCCGGTCACGTCTCAGGACGCGCCCAAGGACGCGTCTCGGGACGCATGTCTGGCGTCCGCTCTGCGCGACATACACGCGCGGCTCGGCCCCAGTACGACAGTGGCGTACCTGACCACGACAGGTGCCAGGGGTACGGCAGACGGGAGCCGCGAGCCGGATGCGCTGGCGGTCGCGATGGCCGTCGACACCCCCCTCGGCTTCACGGTCACCCCCGGGATGTCGGTGGACGACGAACGTTTCTCGACCGCGCGCGCCCATCGCACCGGTAGGCCGGTGATCAGGGAGAACGAGGACGTCCGCGGGGTGATCCGGAACGATCCGGCGCTGATCCAGTACGTGCCGTACGCCATGATGGCGGTCTCCGTTCCCGTGCGTACGGCCGACCGGAGCTTCGGCGCGCTGACCCTGCGCTGGGCCCCGCCCAGGGACCTCGCGCCGGAGTCCCTGGACTTCCTGGTGGGCGTCGGTGACCGGCTCGCGGGCGACCTGGCGCGGGCAGCGGAGCAGGGCTCGTCGGTTCAGGCGCCCCCGGTGCCGCTGTTCATCCCGGGGAGCCCCGGAGAGGGCGAGAGCGGGAGCACCGGTTACCTCTACCGTTTCCAGCGGCTGGCCACCGCGCTCGCCGCCGCACAGCGCACGCGCGACGTCGTCGCCACCACCCAGGACCAGGTGCTGCGCGTCTTCGAGGGACGCACGATGGCCCTCTGCCTGTCCGACGAGGGTCGCCTGCGCGTGGTGGGCGCCGCGGGCTTCTACAAGTCGGATCTGCGAGCCCTCGACGGTCTCCTGCTCACGCGCCATGCCCCGGAGGCGGACGCGACGAGCCGTGTCGAGCCCCTGTTCTTCGCCACGGGGGAGGAGCTTCGCGGTGCGTATCCGGGCCTGGACCGATACGACGACAGGGATGCCTATTTCTTCCTCCCCCTGATCGCGGACGGCCGCGCGGTGGGCTGCTGCGTCATGGGCTGCGACCGGTCCCGAAGGCCGAAGGACGAAGACCTCGCCCTCCTGATGATCATGATGGGACAGGTCGGCCAGTCGCTCCAGCGGGCCCGCGCCTACGAGGAGGAGAAGGCCGTGGCCCGGGGCATGCAGCAGGGCCTGCTGCCGCGGACCCTGCCCCACGTGGAGGAGATCGCCTCCACCGCGCGCTACCTCACGGCCACCGGGGGTGCCGAGGCGGGCGGCGACTGGTACGACGTGATCAGGCTGCCCGGTGGCGGGATCGGGCTGGTCGTCGGGGACGTCGAGGGGCACAGCCTGGAAGCCGGCGGCACCATGGGACAGGTGCGCAGCGCTGTGCGCGCGTACGCGACGGAGGGGCACGACCCCGCCACGGTGCTCGACCGGAGCAACCGGTTGCTCTCGGAACTGGACACCAACCTCTTCGCCACCTGCTGCTGCCTCTGGCTGGACCTGGAGACCGGCACGGCCACCCTGGCCAGCGCCGGTCACCCCGCTCCGGTGATCACCGATCCGGGGTGCACGATCAGCATCCCGGACCTCCCGGTCGGCCCGCCCCTGGGCGTCGCCTCCGGGACCGTCTACGGCCAGACGGAGACGACGCTGGCGCCCGGCTCGATCGTCGCCCTCTACACGGACGGACTCGTCGACCCGGGCCACCTGGGCGTCGACGCCGGACTGGAACAGCTTCAGCGCACCCTCGCCCGCTGCCGTGACGAGGACCTGGAGGTACTGGCGGACCACCTCGTCGGGGACTCCCGCTCAGGGACCCGGCGCGACGACGACATGGCCCTGCTCCTGGTGCGCTACGAGGGAGTGCGGGAAGGGGGCCACAGGCGGGTCGCCCGGGTGCTCGTCCAGCGGCGGGACGTGCAGCACGTGCGACGCCTGAGGCGCTTCCTCCAGGAGCTGCTGCCCGCCTGGGGACTCGCCGACCTGCTCGACGACATGGAACTCCTGGTCAGCGAGGTGGTCACCAACTCCCTGATCCACGCGGACACGGAGGTCGACGTACGTCTGCGGGAGTCCCCCCACCAGATCCGCGTGGAGGTCCGCGACAGCGACCCGCGCCCGCCCACCATCGTCGCGGATCTGGGAACGGGGGAGACGGGCGACGCGGAGGCGGAGTCCGGACGGGGCCTGCTCATCGTCGACGCCCTGGCGTCGGCGTGGGGCAGCTCGCCGGCGGGCCGGGGGAAGACGACGTGGTTCGAGCTGGACGCGCGGGCGGCGACGCGGGGTTAG
- a CDS encoding D-2-hydroxyacid dehydrogenase family protein — protein MRLRCAVLDDFQGAALESADWSPIEDRVETVVFREHMADEAELAAGLADFDIIVTLRERVPFPASLLDSLPRLKLLIASGMRNTVIDYAAAERNGVTVCGTASTATPPVELTWALLLGLARGIVEENNALRSGGPWQSTVGADLHGRRLGLLGLGKIGSRVAKVGLAFGMQVSAWSQNLTKERADECGAERAPSLEDLLRSSDFVSIHLTLSNRTRGLLGEPELSLLKPTAYLINTSRAAIVDQAALLKALHEARIAGAAVDVYDTEPLPPAHPMRTAPRLLATPHLGYVSTANYATYYGDAIEDIEAFLSGEPVRRLGVG, from the coding sequence ATGCGACTGCGCTGTGCCGTGCTGGACGACTTCCAGGGTGCCGCGTTGGAGTCGGCGGACTGGAGCCCGATCGAGGACCGGGTGGAGACCGTCGTCTTCCGCGAGCACATGGCGGACGAAGCGGAACTGGCTGCGGGGTTGGCAGACTTCGACATCATCGTCACCCTGCGGGAACGGGTCCCGTTCCCGGCCTCCCTCCTGGACAGCCTGCCGAGGCTGAAGCTGCTGATCGCGTCGGGCATGCGCAACACGGTCATCGACTACGCGGCGGCCGAGCGGAACGGAGTGACGGTCTGCGGCACAGCGAGCACGGCCACCCCGCCCGTGGAGCTGACGTGGGCGCTGCTGCTGGGCCTCGCGCGGGGCATCGTCGAGGAGAACAACGCGCTGCGTTCGGGCGGCCCCTGGCAGTCCACGGTCGGCGCGGACCTGCACGGCCGCCGCCTCGGCCTGCTGGGGCTGGGCAAGATCGGCAGCAGGGTGGCGAAGGTGGGCCTGGCCTTCGGCATGCAGGTCAGCGCGTGGAGCCAGAACCTCACGAAGGAGCGCGCCGATGAATGCGGCGCGGAACGCGCGCCCTCCCTGGAGGACTTGCTGAGGAGCAGCGATTTCGTCTCCATCCACCTGACCCTGAGCAACCGCACCCGAGGCCTGCTGGGCGAGCCCGAACTGTCCCTCCTGAAGCCCACGGCGTACTTGATCAACACCTCACGGGCGGCGATCGTCGACCAGGCGGCCCTCCTCAAGGCCCTCCACGAGGCCCGCATCGCGGGCGCAGCCGTGGACGTCTACGACACCGAGCCACTCCCACCCGCCCACCCGATGCGCACAGCACCACGCCTGCTGGCCACCCCGCACCTGGGCTACGTCTCGACGGCCAACTACGCGACGTACTACGGCGACGCGATCGAGGACATCGAGGCGTTCCTGTCGGGTGAGCCGGTGCGGAGGCTTGGGGTGGGGTGA
- a CDS encoding DUF6571 family protein: MTLTYEDLLEADLGKLATAVSDWKNTVDGLKKAASDARKGMKAKSDSARWAGVNATVTKEFIAKTAKEIDDLHAEANSIYQILDDGHRELASLQKQIKQAVEVDAAHDGLRVEDIGNGKVRCYFPHIRGDSDERTQKELHARQHLESRINQLIAHASEIDATMARALRKSHGDDPHNAGRSTYDSLNDAEAERAAELARKGDKMSDAELRELNQLLQFNSKEKDGEFATDFYKGLGGPEKALEFYAQMSIDGTDPDATKTRLNEVRDLQKLMGLNLANATDPDHRHHLPASWGADFRRLGTQEIGWGKGQMSKPYGYQVLGGILRYGNYDARFLDPIAEHISQLHKENPTFFTANRAMGSPDLYGFNPSGRLGSGNDPLNSVLEAMGHSPEAAERFFTQPPTAYNEDGTVKHGGQLGFKSYLDLFTEDDFQWTVDTNDTNIEGDADKKEKALGYGPEALGHALEAATTGQPYDIDHGSAAIKHTEARAHLVNDIVEKFGEHPELIRHNENGDLDSVESGPLYAMRDSLGDITAEYMGDFQRAMYEEDNSSEFPTFGAAANLDGGHAARFLGEVGQDPHAYSAITHAQQAYTARVVDHVINGHSDSTASLDGRVGAAVAPGSAIAGIMSDSRADAIYEYHTASDKEFNEAAGEKQKWVNRILGMGFGKVGEVPIVGAPVEWASEDIQETVMKSIEQDTATKAEQEAGDQYSDGRRAATDSAQSAVDRALARNHHINSDTAQDLRQSARTAAGLSHSDGAQWSSESDRN; encoded by the coding sequence GTGACACTCACGTACGAGGACCTCCTTGAAGCGGACCTCGGCAAGCTCGCTACCGCGGTATCGGACTGGAAGAACACCGTCGACGGCCTCAAGAAGGCGGCGTCGGACGCACGCAAGGGCATGAAAGCCAAGTCCGACTCCGCACGCTGGGCGGGCGTCAACGCCACCGTGACCAAGGAATTCATCGCCAAGACGGCGAAGGAGATCGACGACCTGCATGCCGAGGCGAACAGCATCTACCAGATCCTGGACGACGGGCACCGGGAGCTCGCCTCGCTGCAGAAGCAGATCAAACAGGCCGTGGAGGTGGATGCGGCGCATGATGGCCTGCGTGTGGAGGACATCGGGAACGGAAAGGTCCGCTGCTACTTCCCGCACATCCGTGGCGACTCGGATGAACGCACCCAGAAGGAACTGCATGCCCGGCAGCATCTGGAAAGCCGGATCAACCAGCTCATCGCCCATGCCTCCGAGATCGACGCGACGATGGCCCGAGCGTTACGCAAGAGCCACGGCGACGATCCGCACAACGCGGGCCGCAGCACGTACGACTCGCTGAACGACGCCGAGGCCGAACGCGCGGCGGAACTGGCGCGCAAGGGCGACAAGATGTCCGACGCGGAACTACGCGAGCTCAACCAGCTGCTGCAGTTCAACTCGAAGGAAAAGGACGGCGAGTTCGCCACCGACTTCTACAAGGGGCTCGGCGGGCCGGAGAAGGCGCTTGAGTTCTACGCCCAGATGTCCATCGACGGCACCGATCCGGACGCGACGAAGACGCGCCTCAACGAGGTCCGGGACCTGCAGAAGCTCATGGGCCTGAACCTGGCCAACGCCACGGACCCGGACCACAGACACCACCTGCCCGCCAGTTGGGGTGCCGACTTCAGGCGCCTCGGTACTCAGGAGATCGGCTGGGGGAAGGGCCAGATGAGCAAGCCGTACGGCTACCAGGTCCTCGGCGGCATCCTCCGGTACGGCAATTACGACGCACGGTTCCTGGACCCCATCGCGGAGCACATCAGCCAGCTCCACAAGGAGAACCCGACGTTCTTCACGGCGAACAGGGCCATGGGCAGTCCCGACCTCTACGGCTTCAACCCCTCCGGCCGGCTGGGAAGCGGCAATGACCCGCTCAACAGCGTGCTGGAGGCGATGGGACACAGTCCGGAGGCCGCGGAGAGGTTCTTCACCCAGCCGCCCACCGCGTACAACGAGGACGGCACCGTGAAGCACGGCGGCCAACTCGGCTTCAAGTCGTACCTCGACCTGTTCACAGAGGACGACTTCCAGTGGACGGTCGACACGAACGACACGAACATCGAAGGCGACGCCGACAAGAAGGAGAAGGCCCTCGGCTACGGCCCCGAGGCCCTCGGCCACGCCCTGGAAGCCGCAACGACCGGCCAGCCGTACGACATCGACCACGGAAGTGCCGCCATCAAGCACACCGAGGCGCGAGCACACCTGGTCAATGACATCGTAGAGAAGTTCGGCGAACACCCCGAACTCATCCGGCACAACGAGAACGGCGATCTGGACAGCGTCGAGTCGGGCCCCCTGTATGCCATGCGGGACAGCCTTGGCGACATCACCGCGGAGTACATGGGGGACTTTCAGCGGGCAATGTACGAGGAAGACAACAGCTCCGAGTTCCCGACCTTCGGTGCCGCGGCCAACCTGGACGGAGGTCACGCCGCTCGATTCCTGGGCGAGGTGGGGCAGGATCCCCATGCTTATTCAGCGATCACCCATGCGCAGCAGGCATACACCGCCCGGGTTGTCGACCATGTGATCAATGGCCACAGCGATTCGACAGCGTCGTTGGACGGGAGGGTGGGTGCCGCCGTGGCGCCAGGGTCTGCGATCGCCGGCATCATGAGCGATTCCAGAGCAGACGCGATCTACGAGTACCACACTGCTAGCGACAAGGAATTCAACGAGGCTGCGGGAGAAAAGCAGAAGTGGGTGAACCGCATCCTCGGCATGGGCTTTGGAAAGGTCGGTGAGGTACCCATTGTCGGTGCGCCTGTCGAATGGGCGTCGGAGGACATCCAGGAAACCGTTATGAAGAGCATCGAGCAGGACACTGCCACCAAGGCGGAACAGGAGGCGGGAGACCAGTACTCGGATGGTCGTAGAGCGGCCACTGATTCTGCTCAATCCGCTGTTGATAGGGCCTTGGCAAGGAACCACCACATCAATTCCGATACCGCGCAAGATTTGAGACAATCCGCTCGCACGGCAGCGGGTCTCAGTCACTCGGACGGTGCCCAGTGGAGTTCGGAGAGTGACAGAAATTGA
- a CDS encoding DUF4333 domain-containing protein, with protein MTTARVSVVIAILSVVAAGALAVGCSASVHVEKYPPKMSADKLATTVAEKLAASTGQPKPHITCPEDLVGKVGTTTRCKLTADDGSTLGVSVNVSSVDGDQIKFDFKADDTASPPAN; from the coding sequence GTGACCACAGCAAGGGTTTCAGTAGTAATTGCGATCCTCTCGGTGGTGGCTGCCGGCGCGTTGGCCGTGGGCTGCTCAGCCTCCGTCCACGTCGAAAAATACCCACCGAAAATGTCCGCGGACAAGTTGGCTACCACAGTCGCTGAAAAGCTCGCCGCCTCAACGGGGCAGCCCAAGCCACACATCACCTGTCCCGAGGACCTTGTCGGCAAGGTCGGCACCACCACTCGGTGCAAGCTCACGGCGGACGACGGCAGTACCTTGGGCGTGTCGGTGAATGTGTCCTCGGTCGATGGAGACCAGATCAAATTCGACTTCAAGGCCGACGACACGGCTTCCCCGCCCGCGAATTGA
- a CDS encoding SWIM zinc finger domain-containing protein — protein MEGISESALRALAGQRSFERGQGYLDAVSGVQVGDGWVTASVRGAERYEVELTLAGPGELAGECDCPYGMEGNFCKHLVALGLTVLARREGLPRQRKAARDRAQVLYGWLSGLSKDELLALVREQIGEDRQLRRRLELRAASARGDLAAIRALVRELLDIGPFAQYGYVEYADARAYADQARKAVSVIGELAGSTSRADDAITLAREAMLLLADAVENVDDSDGWLGQIGGDLAVAHLEACRAAGPEPEELARWLVGHALGDMDDGLTDIDPLDYEEVLGDEGMALLRKLTLEAWRGNRRGWAEKYLMERLAKAGGDVDVVIAVHAADLAPSGHTHLVIAHELDTARRPDEALRWAERGIEDTRDLADIDTALVDYLCDRYGQADRLPDAVALRRDHFVARRTLLAYRQLRVAAQAANCWPAEREAALAVLRADAGSGQRDGYGGGPVLIDALLDDKDIDAAWHAATETGAHDQQWLALADQIRATRPADALGVYRRLAEPLAKQTGNAIYEQLTSLLLSMRECHRRLGSQDEFTVYLTALRTDQKRKRNLMRLLDQHGL, from the coding sequence ATGGAAGGGATCAGCGAGTCCGCCCTGCGGGCGCTGGCCGGCCAGCGCTCTTTCGAACGAGGACAGGGGTACTTGGACGCGGTATCCGGGGTGCAGGTCGGTGACGGTTGGGTCACCGCAAGCGTCCGCGGCGCGGAGCGGTACGAGGTCGAGTTGACGCTGGCCGGGCCCGGCGAGTTGGCCGGAGAGTGTGACTGCCCGTATGGGATGGAGGGCAACTTCTGCAAGCACCTGGTCGCCCTCGGCCTGACAGTGCTCGCTCGCAGGGAGGGCCTGCCACGGCAGCGGAAGGCGGCCCGGGACCGTGCGCAGGTTCTCTACGGGTGGCTGTCCGGTCTGTCCAAGGACGAGTTGCTCGCTCTGGTGCGAGAGCAGATCGGCGAGGACCGCCAGTTGCGGCGTCGCTTGGAGCTTCGGGCAGCAAGTGCTCGGGGCGACCTCGCCGCGATCCGCGCCCTTGTCCGCGAGCTTCTCGACATCGGCCCGTTCGCGCAGTACGGGTACGTCGAGTATGCCGATGCCCGTGCTTACGCGGACCAGGCTCGGAAGGCGGTGTCCGTGATCGGCGAACTCGCCGGCTCGACGAGTCGGGCCGACGACGCGATCACCCTGGCACGAGAGGCGATGCTGCTGCTGGCTGACGCGGTGGAGAACGTCGACGACTCCGACGGCTGGCTCGGGCAGATCGGTGGAGACCTCGCCGTGGCACACCTCGAAGCGTGCCGTGCGGCAGGGCCCGAGCCCGAGGAGCTCGCACGCTGGCTGGTCGGCCATGCGCTCGGCGACATGGACGACGGCCTCACCGACATCGATCCACTCGACTACGAGGAGGTCCTCGGTGACGAGGGGATGGCCCTCCTGCGGAAGCTGACCCTTGAGGCGTGGCGGGGCAACCGCCGCGGCTGGGCGGAGAAGTACCTGATGGAGCGCCTGGCCAAGGCGGGAGGTGACGTCGACGTGGTGATCGCCGTGCATGCGGCCGACCTCGCACCGAGCGGACACACGCACCTGGTCATCGCCCACGAGCTGGACACTGCCCGGCGCCCCGACGAGGCCCTGCGCTGGGCGGAACGCGGCATCGAGGACACCCGGGACCTCGCCGACATCGACACTGCCCTCGTCGACTACCTCTGCGACCGCTACGGGCAGGCGGACCGGCTCCCCGATGCCGTCGCCCTGCGCCGCGATCACTTCGTTGCCCGCCGAACTCTGCTCGCGTACCGGCAACTCCGAGTCGCCGCTCAGGCCGCCAACTGCTGGCCGGCGGAGCGTGAGGCGGCGCTGGCTGTGCTGCGTGCCGATGCGGGGTCAGGGCAGCGGGACGGGTATGGCGGCGGCCCCGTCCTGATCGATGCCCTGCTCGATGACAAGGACATCGATGCCGCCTGGCACGCCGCCACCGAGACCGGCGCCCACGACCAGCAGTGGCTCGCCCTTGCCGACCAGATCCGCGCCACCCGTCCCGCCGACGCACTCGGCGTCTACCGGCGCCTGGCCGAACCCCTCGCGAAGCAGACGGGTAACGCGATCTACGAGCAGTTGACCAGTCTGCTGCTGAGCATGCGCGAGTGCCATCGCCGCCTGGGCAGTCAGGACGAGTTCACCGTGTACCTCACCGCCCTGCGGACCGACCAGAAGCGCAAACGCAACCTGATGCGGCTCCTCGACCAGCACGGTCTGTAA